In Dioscorea cayenensis subsp. rotundata cultivar TDr96_F1 chromosome 11, TDr96_F1_v2_PseudoChromosome.rev07_lg8_w22 25.fasta, whole genome shotgun sequence, a single genomic region encodes these proteins:
- the LOC120271484 gene encoding cyclin-B2-2-like codes for MDRAAGENRGGLLRSSGFQGTGMDRAAGENCGGLFRSSGFQGLPMEGVKFGSETQNNIGGNRRALRDIKNFIGAPPYPCAINKNKVAVDDNKNSNLNVGGVARRPMTRMFAASLANKSEACQQENSARLPPIGNERQKRLISSVQTTNESETSTAIDVDDLRSANDIPLPMVDEMEEVANCELNKEVEMEDLEEEDDEEQLPDIDANDLNNPLAVVDYVEEIYSFYKSNEAQSCVCPNYMSNQFDINEKMRSILIDWLIEVHYKFELMDETLYLTVNIIDRFLARQQVVRKKLQLVGMTAMLLACKYEEVSVPVVEDLILLSDRAYTRAEVLEMEKLIVNTLHFNLSVPTPYVFMRRYLKAAESDKKLELLSFFIIELCLIEYEMLRFRPSLLAAAAVYTAQCTLRGFQHWTKTSELHTCYSEEQLTECSKMMVNFHQKAGIGRLTGVHRKYSTFKFGCAAKSEPALFLLKN; via the exons ATGGATAGAGCTGCTGGTGAGAATCGTGGGGGCTTGTTGAGATCTAGTGGTTTTCAAG GGACTGGAATGGATAGAGCTGCTGGTGAGAATTGTGGGGGCTTGTTTAGATCTAGTGGTTTTCAAG GTCTTCCAATGGAGGGTGTGAAGTTTGGGTCGGAAACGCAGAACAACATCGGTGGTAACCGGAGAGCATTGAGAGATATCAAGAACTTCATAGGCGCACCACCTTATCCTTGTGCTATAAACAAGAA TAAGGTTGCGGTGGATGATAATAAGAACTCAAACTTAAATGTTGGTGGTGTTGCCCGCCGGCCGATGACAAG AATGTTTGCTGCTTCATTGGCAAACAAATCCGAAGCTTGCCAACAG GAAAACAGTGCAAGACTGCCGCCAATTGGTAATGAGAGGCAAAAGAGACTGATTTCTTCAGTCCAGACTACAAATGAATCAGAGACTTCTACTGCCATTGATGTGGATGACTTGAGATCAGCTAATGACATTCCACTGCCTATGGTGGATGAGATGGAAGAAGTG GCTAACTGTGAACTCAACAAGGAGGTTGAGATGGAGGATCTAGAAGAGGAAGACGATGAGGAGCAGCTCCCGGACATCGATGCAAATGACTTGAATAATCCACTGGCGGTAGTTGATTATGTTGAAGAAATCTATAGCTTCTACAAGAGCAATGAG GCTCAAAGTTGTGTCTGTCCAAACTACATGTCCAACCAGTTTGATATCAATGAGAAAATGAGATCAATCTTGATTGATTGGCTCATTGAG GTACACTATAAATTTGAGCTCATGGATGAGACATTGTATCTAACAGTGAACATCATAGACCGATTTTTAGCCCGGCAACAGGTGGTTAGGAAGAAGCTTCAGTTGGTAGGAATGACAGCCATGCTTCTTGCATGCAAATACGAGGAAGTGTCTGTTCCAGTTGTTGAGGATCTAATCCTCCTCTCCGATCGAGCTTACACAAGAGCTGAAGTACTTGAAATG GAGAAGCTGATTGTAAACACTTTGCATTTCAACTTGTCTGTGCCTACTCCTTATGTTTTCATGAGAAGGTACCTCAAGGCAGCAGAGTCTGACAAAAAG ttggAACTACTCTCATTCTTCATCATTGAGCTCTGCCTTATTGAATACGAAATGCTTCGGTTCCGTCCCTCGCTGCTAGCTGCCGCAGCAGTCTATACTGCACAATGTACATTGAGAGGATTCCAGCATTGGACCAAAACTAGTGAACTGCACACTTGTTACTCAGAAGAACAACTCAC AGAATGCTCAAAAATGATGGTGAACTTTCATCAAAAAGCAGGAATTGGAAGACTGACCGGTGTTCACAGAAAATACAGTACGTTCAAGTTTGGTTGTGCAGCAAAATCAGAACCAGCTCTTTTTCTGCTGAAAAACTAG
- the LOC120271759 gene encoding probable leucine-rich repeat receptor-like protein kinase At5g49770 encodes MGKKLNKQENPLKRSIKRRMIKMLWFKKDVRRMSEISHPNILKMLGYYETFNLQNKSGLILEYMPRGKLCNYLFASKKPLLKWKSRIDILLNVSSSLAYLHDTGLIYGNLKSDNILLDSLFVLYSDEKRQKSKKTPEKSNQEKNDEDTVVRKEYQVMECSFDQMKQFFRQLKPLGGEAFQVYSGKHLVAVKHFAKSDKVLKDARRICHPNILKILGYYETFNLQNKSGLALEYMPEGSLYNYLFASKKPILKGKTRINIL; translated from the exons ATGGGGAAAAAgttaaacaagcaagaaaatcccCTGAAAAGATCCATCAAGAGAAGAATGATTAAGATGCTGTGGTTTAAAAAG GATGTGAGGAGAATGTCAGAAATTAGTCATCCAAATATTTTGAAGATGCTGGGATATTATGAAACATTTAACCTTCAAAACAAAAGTGGGCTTATACTTGAGTATATGCCTAGGGGAAAGCTTTGCAATTATCTGTTTGCGAGCAAAAAGCCTTTACTCAAATGGAAGTCAAGGATCGACATTCTATTGAATGTTTCAAGTTCACTGGCCTATTTGCATGACACTGGGTTAATTTATGGAAATTTGAAGTCCGATAATATATTGCTAGATTCA ttatttgttttatattcagATGAGAAAAGGCAAAAAAGTAAGAAAACCCCTGAAAAGAGCAATcaagaaaagaatgatgaagACACTGTAGTTCGAAAGG AATATCAAGTTATGGAGTGCTCCTTTGATCAAATGAAACAATTCTTTAGGCAACTAAAACCTTTGGGTGGAGAAGCTTTCCAAGTCTACAGTGGAAAGCATTTAGTTGCTGTCAAACATTTTGCCAAGTCTGATAAAGTTCTTAAG GATGCGAGGAGAATTTGTCATCCAAATATTTTGAAGATACTGGGATATTATGAAACATTTAACCTTCAAAACAAAAGCGGCCTTGCTCTTGAGTATATGCCTGAAGGAAGTctttacaattatttatttgcgAGCAAAAAACCCATACTCAAAGGGAAAACAAGGATCAACATTCTATAG
- the LOC120272296 gene encoding LOW QUALITY PROTEIN: thioredoxin-like (The sequence of the model RefSeq protein was modified relative to this genomic sequence to represent the inferred CDS: deleted 2 bases in 1 codon), with the protein MAAAILQSLPAPHCRSLSTISSSPRAFFSPVSAALDVRSSRILPTFTGLRVSRRPPSVFLAAAVSRRVGRRGSVVCEAQETAIEVPDVTNATWESLVLKSEGPVLVEFWAPWCGPCRMLIPTIGKLSKAYEGKLKCYKINTDENPDIATKYGIRSIPTVMIFKSGEKKDTIIGAVPESTLVTSIDKFVGQ; encoded by the exons ATGGCGGCCGCCATCCTCCAATCACTTCCCGCTCCTCACTGTCGTTCTCTCAGCACCATCTCTTCTTCGCCACGCGCC TTTTTTTCCCCAGTCTCGGCCGCTCTCGATGTCCGGAGTTCGAGGATTTTGCCGACGTTCACTGGATTGAGGGTTTCAAGACGTCCGCCCTCGGTTTTTTTGGCAGCGGCAGTGAGCCGGAGAGTTGGTCGTCGTGGTTCAGTGGTTTGTGAAGCCCAGGAGACTGCCATCGAAG TTCCAGATGTGACAAATGCCACATGGGAGTCACTTGTTTTAAAGTCTGAAGGCCCTGTGCTTGTTGAGTTTTGGGCTCCATGGTGTGGACCCTGCCGTATGCTTATTCCAACCATCGGGAAACTGTCAAAAGCTTACGAGGGTAAACTGAAATGCTATAAGATCAACACCGATGAGAACCCAGACATAGCAACCAAATATGGAATTCGGAGCATACCCACTGTCATGATCTTCAAGAGCGGCGAGAAGAAAGATACCATTATTGGGGCTGTGCCAGAAAGTACGTTGGTTACGAGCATCGACAAATTCGTTGGGCAGTAA
- the LOC120271760 gene encoding uncharacterized protein LOC120271760, with protein MSKRKSSSNVHDGSNTCIWTFAMDDALIDAYLHQQTMGNRVGGTFTTHALENIVNEVRSKFLDKPIDKERAQNRMKNIKRAFIRCYDIFKNGMSGFAWNPTSEMWHAESEVWQHLIEAKPEAAEWMNKRVRNYEKLVQLYGQDRATGVQAETASEMRRRRRNEINSSGNTIDEIDLLVSQNTVNLENLGESPNSHEHDNEGQDEASPMATNQQSQTQAPSSSRHKKSKGINNDDDNGDKVATAIEIVADALLQSTNMLVQASTTDPTKDYDVWGMLKDLGISHPILGKAYRFLIKDSKLLEGLIRCPLEERKALLLSWLDYDDDPRQ; from the exons ATGTCAAAGAGGAAATCAAGTTCAAATGTTCATGATGGAAGTAACACGTGTATATGGACGTTTGCTATGGATGATGCTTTGATTGATGCGTACTTGCATCAACAAACAATGGGAAATAGAGTTGGTGGAACATTCACCACTCATGCATTGGAGAACATAGTAAATGAAGTGAGAAGTAAATTCTTGGATAAGCCAATAGACAAAGAAAGAGCTCAAAACcggatgaaaaatataaaacgaGCTTTTATAAGGTGCTATGACATTTTCAAGAATGGAATGAGCGGGTTTGCATGGAATCCAACTAGCGAAATGTGGCATGCTGAGTCTGAAGTATGGCAACATTTAATTGAG GCCAAACCAGAAGCTGCTGAATGGATGAATAAAAGGGTAAGAAATTATGAGAAACTTGTTCAACTTTATGGACAGGATCGGGCAACTGGAGTACAAGCAGAGACTGCATCAGAAATGAGGAGACGGAGGCGAAATGAAATAAATTCTTCGGGAAACACAATAGACGAAATTGATTTGTTAGTTTCACAGAACACAGTGAACTTAGAGAATTTGGGTGAAAGTCCAAATTCTCATGAGCATGACAATGAAGGGCAAGATGAAGCATCGCCAATGGCTACAAATCAACAATCACAAACTCAAGCTCCAAGTTCATCTAGGCACAAGAAGAGTAAAGGaattaataatgatgatgacaatGGTGACAAAGTGGCTACAGCGATTGAGATAGTAGCTGATGctcttcttcaatcaaccaACATGTTAGTTCAAGCATCTACCACCGATCCTACCAAAGATTATGATGTTTGGGGTATGCTCAAAGATTTAGGGATCTCACACCCTATTCTTGGAAAAGCTTACAGGTTTCTCATCAAAGATTCTAAGTTATTGGAAGGTTTAATTAGATGTCCACTAGAGGAACGCAAGGCTTTATTGTTGAGTTGGTTGGATTATGATGATGACCCGCGACAATGA
- the LOC120271761 gene encoding putative nuclease HARBI1, with amino-acid sequence MADKKKLLDNPYIKLQRLHHLAAIQVIMLVISWIARRKKEHKHVNNQIARELRLHGDQARDELMSHLLSSDLCHNMIRMSPRAFLGLCEILVRDGGLRPTLQVSIEEQVARTLYLLGHNVSHRELSFFFRRSRETISRHFHNVLQAIVELEEKYLVQPDGSEIPSEIFSSISNADAPRFRGRKEYPTQNVLAACTFDLKFTYVLPGWEGTTSDSRIMKNALSRACPLKIPQGKYYLVDAGFMLRSGLITPYRGERYHLKEYSRNPPRNPRELFNLRHASLRNSIERAFGVVKKRFSIIGSSTEPHYGLETQKEIIFACCILHNYLMGVDPDDILIAQVDNELSDEVQDEHDGTGENSEETIAGEIIRDAIAVEMYTNYVE; translated from the exons atggcGGACAAGAAAAAGCTATTGGACAATCCTTATATTAAATTGCAACGTTTGCACCATTTAGCAGCAATTCAAGTCATTATGCTAGTGATTAGTTGGATTGCAAGACGTAAGAAGGAACATAAGCATGTTAACAATCAAATTGCTCGTGAATTACGCCTTCATGGAGACCAAGCAAGAGATGAACTAATGTCACATTTGTTGTCAAGTGATCTGTGTCATAACATGATAAGAATGAGTCCTAGAGCTTTTCTAGGATTATGTGAAATATTAGTTAGAGATGGAGGTCTTAGACCAACTTTGCAAGTGTCTATCGAGGAGCAAGTTGCAAGAACTCTATATTTATTAGGTCATAATGTCTCCCATCGTGAACTATCTTTCTTCTTCCGTCGTTCTCGTGAGACAATCTCCCGTCATTTTCATAATGTATTGCAAGCTATAGTAGAGTTAGAGGAAAAATACTTAGTACAACCTGATGGCTCAGAAATCCCTTCAGAAATATTCAGCAGCA TTTCCAATGCCGACGCTCCTAGGTTTCGTGGAAGGAAGGAATACccaacacaaaatgtgttgGCTGCATGCACATTCGATTTAAAATTCACTTACGTGTTACCTGGGTGGGAAGGAACAACATCTGATTCAAGAATAATGAAAAATGCATTAAGTAGAGCTTGTCCACTAAAAATCCCTCAAG gaaaatattaccTTGTTGATGCTGGATTCATGTTAAGAAGTGGGCTTATTACACCATATAGAGGAGAGCGATACCACTTGAAGGAATACTCAAGGAACCCACCACGAAATCCAcgtgaattatttaatcttcGCCATGCATCTCTAAGAAATTCTATCGAGCGAGCATTTGGCGTCGTGAAGAAACGTTTTTCTATAATAGGGAGCTCGACGGAGCCACATTATGGTTTGgaaacacaaaaagaaattatttttgcatgCTGTATTTTGCACAATTATTTAATGGGTGTAGATCCTGATGATATATTAATTGCTCAAGTTGATAACGAACTTAGTGATGAAGTTCAAGATGAGCATGATGGCACCGGGGAAAATAGTGAAGAAACAATTGCCGGAGAAATTATTAGGGATGCTATAGCAGTTGAAATGTACACTAATTATGTCGAATAA